A stretch of Bifidobacterium sp. ESL0704 DNA encodes these proteins:
- the yidD gene encoding membrane protein insertion efficiency factor YidD, whose amino-acid sequence MLAAVRWYQIHISAGNPPCCKYYPSCSNYAIQAVTRYGAARGGLLAVLRLLRCRPWSNGGIDDVPQHYSIFYRFSWSKAHEEPRLTPLASDVKETA is encoded by the coding sequence ATGCTTGCCGCCGTGCGCTGGTATCAGATCCATATTTCCGCCGGAAACCCACCTTGCTGCAAGTATTATCCGTCTTGTTCCAACTATGCGATCCAAGCGGTGACCCGTTACGGTGCCGCACGCGGGGGATTGCTTGCCGTGCTGAGGTTGTTGCGCTGCCGGCCTTGGAGTAATGGCGGCATCGATGACGTGCCCCAGCATTATTCGATTTTTTATAGATTTTCCTGGTCCAAGGCTCACGAAGAGCCGCGACTGACACCATTGGCCTCAGATGTGAAGGAGACGGCCTAA
- the yidC gene encoding membrane protein insertase YidC, whose protein sequence is MQFTNPDYNHFLLDQGLFGWVYKILTPIEWLMSEIMYWFHKLMTLIGLPSRGLSWIFAIVFLVLVVHAIILPMYIKQMRGMMKMQALQPKLMHIQKKYKGKKDPASREAMARETQKLYSDSNYNPAGSCLPMVIQGPVFMCMFYLLSAIPYIAHGSRETLGAFDKATALEFADTHLFGLKISNTFGMANASGKIVIGIFTVLMCLAMWYMQFNNMRKNLPPAQMEGQQYKIQQMMTWVFPLMYIFSAVSMPFAVLVYWLTNNICNMLRSLWQVREFPTPGSRADDEKKKRDHINENKRREKAGQISLEEEALQKAEEAAKIREEHGYQREQPKRKRKKKK, encoded by the coding sequence ATGCAGTTCACCAATCCCGATTACAACCACTTCCTTCTCGACCAAGGACTGTTTGGCTGGGTATACAAGATCCTGACACCCATCGAATGGCTGATGAGCGAGATCATGTATTGGTTCCACAAGCTCATGACCCTCATCGGTCTGCCGTCTAGAGGGCTATCGTGGATTTTCGCCATCGTCTTCCTTGTGCTCGTCGTCCACGCTATCATCCTGCCGATGTACATCAAGCAGATGCGCGGCATGATGAAAATGCAGGCCTTGCAGCCCAAACTGATGCATATCCAGAAGAAGTACAAGGGCAAGAAGGATCCGGCAAGCCGTGAGGCCATGGCTCGCGAGACCCAAAAGCTGTATTCGGACAGCAATTACAACCCGGCAGGTTCCTGCCTGCCTATGGTCATTCAGGGTCCCGTCTTCATGTGCATGTTCTACTTGCTTTCGGCCATCCCCTACATCGCGCACGGTTCCCGTGAAACGCTCGGTGCTTTCGACAAGGCCACCGCTTTGGAATTCGCCGACACCCATCTTTTCGGTCTGAAGATCTCCAATACGTTTGGCATGGCCAACGCTTCCGGCAAGATCGTCATCGGTATTTTTACCGTCCTGATGTGCTTGGCGATGTGGTACATGCAGTTCAACAACATGCGTAAGAACCTGCCGCCTGCCCAGATGGAAGGGCAGCAGTACAAGATACAGCAGATGATGACCTGGGTCTTCCCGCTGATGTACATCTTCTCCGCAGTCTCCATGCCGTTCGCAGTTCTTGTGTACTGGCTGACTAACAACATCTGCAATATGCTGCGTTCGCTTTGGCAGGTCCGTGAGTTCCCGACGCCGGGATCTCGCGCGGATGATGAGAAGAAAAAGCGCGACCACATCAACGAGAACAAGCGTCGCGAGAAGGCAGGCCAGATCTCGCTGGAGGAAGAGGCCTTGCAGAAGGCCGAAGAAGCGGCGAAAATACGCGAAGAGCATGGCTATCAGCGTGAGCAGCCGAAACGCAAACGTAAGAAGAAGAAGTAA